One Vitis riparia cultivar Riparia Gloire de Montpellier isolate 1030 chromosome 4, EGFV_Vit.rip_1.0, whole genome shotgun sequence genomic window carries:
- the LOC117912409 gene encoding LOW QUALITY PROTEIN: U11/U12 small nuclear ribonucleoprotein 48 kDa protein-like (The sequence of the model RefSeq protein was modified relative to this genomic sequence to represent the inferred CDS: inserted 1 base in 1 codon), which yields MNPPPPSLRHHSFTFLPQNPNTNMLNTVTPNPDLTSTLSALKALIHQSETAVTSTHNLLHHHCLAALSPCPFDPRHRMPPEFLFRHHLRCPSSHFPPLDPSILQSLRYPKTLQSQSPNSFLQPLRDSNSELCFSLDQFGDFGSNFFYRDCPGVVELDSPHRTLTLPGLLSVECANFVGVGDDGRIGGASRECVRLLPSELWEFRREIGLWNDFPSSYSYAVLRVVLCAEMVKEGDFLKWVIANSPWYGVVIDVAMRDHIFVLFRLVLKAIVREAISWDVXGKGLEMNSKTMSLECPNLVQAMMWLASQISVLYGEANGKFFAINMLKQCLFNVASGLVLFALEENVSVSPASKQVSGNVDADVNNIRNAKLEPPQMGTEYYERAIFVSQVAAAVAALHERSLLEQKIKSLRLSQPIPRYQLMAEHACLTARADEERKNNPNYKPILEHDGLLWQRSRNQESSNTRTREELLAEERDYKRRRMSYRGKKLKQTTTEVMRDIIEEYMEEIKQAGGIGFSVKGAEEGNVPPSKLLSPHDSSIDTYELEKIMHTSSESRGGSQDLRKELPSDYKVRSTRSDYSYSDDHEQHRRVSHGYDGNLEYHKKSFSRDKHDREYNPRSSERNRSDGRSHEQTRHRSKRGDAEVTRVKQHELSSSMPKYRDNRAFSSVSKRVNDSTMERDDRRSEAKDRWQRKSYGNNLSESMVQNSFDDRYDPSASDDICENDISS from the exons ATGAACCCTCCACCTCCATCTCTCAGGCACCATTCATTCACTTTCCTCCCCCAAAACCCTAATACTAACATGTTGAACACGGTAACTCCAAACCCTGACCTCACCAGCACCCTCTCTGCCCTCAAAGCCCTAATCCACCAATCCGAAACCGCCGTAACCTCCACCCACAACCTCCTCCACCACCATTGCTTAGCCGCTCTCAGTCCGTGCCCCTTCGACCCACGCCACCGCATGCCGCCGGAGTTCCTCTTCCGGCACCACCTCCGATGCCCTTCATCACATTTTCCTCCTCTCGACCCCTCCATTCTCCAATCCCTTCGCTACCCCAAAACCCTCCAATCCCAAAGCCCAAATTCCTTTCTGCAACCCCTTCGTGACTCCAATTCCGAACTATGCTTCTCCCTGGACCAGTTCGGGGATTTCGGATCGAATTTCTTCTACCGGGATTGCCCTGGAGTGGTGGAGCTCGATAGCCCTCATAGGACTTTGACTCTTCCTGGATTATTATCAGTTGAATGTGCAAATTTTGTTGGTGTTGGCGATGATGGAAGAATTGGAGGGGCTTCTAGGGAGTGTGTTAGGCTTCTTCCATCAGAGCTGTGGGAATTTAGAAGGGAAATTGGGCTGTGGAATGATTTCCCGAGTTCGTATTCCTACGCTGTACTTCGGGTGGTTTTGTGTGCGGAAATGGTCAAAGAGGGTGATTTCTTGAAGTGGGTGATCGCAAATTCGCCTTGGTATGGTGTTGTGATTGATGTGGCTATGAGGGACCATATATTTGTGCTGTTTAGGCTTGTTTTGAAAGCAATTGTAAGGGAGGCGATTTCTTGGGATG AAGGGAAAGGTTTGGAGATGAATTCAAAAACTATGAGTTTAGAGTGTCCCAATTTGGTTCAAGCAATGATGTGGTTAGCTTCTCAAATCTCTGTTTTGTATGGTGAAGCGAATGGGAAGTTCTTTGCTATAAACATGCTTAAGCAATGCCTATTCAATGTGGCATCAGGGTTGGTGTTGTTTGCATTGGAGGAAAATGTGAGTGTATCCCCTGCTTCAAAACAAGTTTCCGGGAATGTCGATGCTGATGTCAATAATATCAGGAATGCTAAACTTGAGCCACCTCAAATGGGTACAGAGTACTATGAAAGGGCAATTTTTGTGTCCCAAGTAGCAGCGGCAGTTGCAGCATTGCATGAAAGGTCCTTACTGGAACAAAAGATCAAGAGTTTGCGACTTTCTCAGCCAATTCCAAGATATCAGCT GATGGCTGAGCATGCTTGTTTGACAGCAAGAGCTGATGAAGAACGTAAAAACAATCCCAACTATAAACCTATACTCGAACATGATGGGCTTCTTTGGCAGCGATCACGTAACCAG GAATCGAGCAACACTAGGACAAGAGAAGAGCTATTGGCTGAAGAAAGGGATTACAAACGCCGAAGAATGTCATATCGTGGCAAGAAGTTGAAGCAAACAACAACAGAG GTGATGAGGGATATAATAGAAGAATACATGGAGGAAATCAAGCAGGCTGGAGGGATAGGATTCTCTGTGAAGGGAGCTGAAGAGGGAAATGTACCTCCATCCAAACTACTTTCTCCTCATGATTCATCGATAGACACTTATGAGCTGGAAAAAATTATGCACACTTCATCTGAATCAAGAGGAGGCTCACAAGATCTCAGGAAAGAATTACCTTCTGATTATAAAGTCAGATCTACAAGATCTGATTATTCTTATTCTGATGATCATGAGCAGCATAGAAGAGTATCACATGGGTATGATGGGAATCTGGAATATCATAAAAAAAGCTTCAGTAGGGATAAACATGATAGGGAATACAATCCCAGAAGCTCAGAAAGGAACAGAAGTGATGGGCGGTCACATGAGCAGACTAGGCATAGGAGCAAGCGAGGTGATGCTGAAGTGACTAGGGTCAAGCAACATGAACTATCTTCCAGCATGCCCAAATATCGAGATAATAGAGCATTTTCATCTGTATCAAAACGTGTGAATGATTCCACCATGGAAAGAGATGATAGAAGATCAGAAGCTAAAGATAGATGGCAGAGGAAATCATATGGAAACAATTTATCAGAATCAATGGTCCAAAACTCATTTGATGATAGGTACGATCCTTCAGCATCTGATGATATATGTGAGAATGATATTTCCTCTTGA